One genomic segment of Aquipluma nitroreducens includes these proteins:
- a CDS encoding GNAT family N-acetyltransferase — translation MAKKKKYKDPEFLSQLTFEPLTKKNWGKFVQLFGERGACGNCWCMWPRLRKQDFQEGKENDGNKLAMKELVWAGKPVGILGFYEDLPIAWCAFAPREDFLKLEKSRVHKRIDDQPVWSIPCFLVDKNFRRQGVSVQLLKGIIEYARKEKIGIIEAYPTIPTQEKLADSFAWIGLFRSFEDAGFQIVDSTSKNRPMVRYYIDK, via the coding sequence ATGGCAAAGAAGAAGAAGTACAAAGATCCTGAATTTTTAAGTCAGCTCACTTTCGAGCCTTTAACCAAAAAGAATTGGGGTAAATTTGTCCAGCTTTTTGGTGAACGCGGGGCCTGCGGAAATTGTTGGTGCATGTGGCCCCGACTTCGGAAACAAGATTTTCAGGAAGGGAAAGAAAACGACGGCAACAAATTGGCGATGAAAGAGCTGGTTTGGGCAGGCAAACCAGTCGGAATTCTTGGATTTTATGAAGATTTGCCCATTGCCTGGTGTGCTTTTGCCCCACGTGAAGACTTTTTAAAACTAGAGAAATCGCGCGTTCACAAACGAATTGATGACCAACCTGTTTGGTCAATTCCGTGTTTTTTAGTTGACAAAAATTTCAGGCGACAGGGTGTTTCGGTTCAACTTTTAAAAGGAATTATTGAATATGCCCGAAAAGAAAAAATTGGAATCATTGAAGCCTACCCAACCATCCCAACTCAGGAAAAACTGGCAGATTCATTTGCCTGGATTGGATTATTCCGATCGTTTGAAGATGCCGGATTTCAGATTGTGGACAGCACATCGAAAAACAGGCCGATGGTGCGGTATTACATCGACAAATAA
- the ald gene encoding alanine dehydrogenase — protein MIIGVPKEIKNNENRVALTPAGVAEMIKSGHTVYVQATAGMGSGFSDEDYIHAGATMLPTIEEVYAIAEMIIKVKEPIESEYKLIKEGQILFTYFHFASNKPLTDAMIGSKAICLAYETVEMPDRSLPLLVPMSEVAGRMSIQEGAKYLEKTYGGYGVLLGGVPGVPPAKVLIIGGGIVGTEAAKMAGGLGADVTIIDVSLKRLRYLDDIMPANVKTLMSNEYNIREMVRNADVIIGAVLIPGAVAPKLVTRDMIPTMKPGTVMVDVAVDQGGCFETTVATTHDHPTFVIDHVIHYCVANMPGAVPRTSTLALTNATLPYAIQIANKGWKKACVDSEPLKKGLNVVNGKVVFEGVAEAFGLPYQDVQTVL, from the coding sequence ATGATTATAGGAGTGCCAAAAGAAATTAAGAACAACGAGAACCGCGTTGCTTTAACACCAGCAGGTGTAGCCGAAATGATTAAAAGTGGTCATACAGTTTATGTGCAGGCAACTGCCGGAATGGGTAGTGGATTTAGCGATGAAGATTATATTCATGCAGGTGCAACGATGCTTCCAACAATCGAAGAAGTATATGCCATTGCTGAAATGATTATCAAAGTGAAAGAACCTATTGAGTCAGAGTACAAGCTGATAAAAGAAGGTCAGATTTTATTTACTTATTTCCATTTTGCTTCAAACAAACCATTAACTGATGCAATGATTGGAAGTAAAGCTATTTGTTTGGCTTACGAAACAGTTGAAATGCCTGATCGTTCGTTGCCTTTGCTGGTTCCTATGTCGGAAGTGGCTGGTCGTATGTCGATTCAGGAAGGAGCAAAATACCTGGAAAAAACTTACGGCGGTTACGGCGTATTGCTGGGCGGCGTTCCCGGAGTTCCACCTGCTAAAGTATTGATTATTGGTGGTGGAATTGTCGGAACCGAAGCTGCTAAAATGGCCGGTGGTTTAGGCGCTGATGTCACAATTATCGATGTTAGCCTGAAGCGTTTACGTTACCTTGACGATATTATGCCAGCGAACGTAAAAACATTGATGAGCAACGAATACAACATCCGCGAGATGGTTCGTAATGCCGATGTGATTATTGGTGCGGTTTTAATTCCTGGCGCTGTTGCTCCAAAATTGGTTACCCGCGATATGATCCCAACGATGAAACCTGGAACGGTAATGGTTGACGTAGCAGTTGATCAGGGCGGTTGTTTCGAAACAACTGTTGCTACAACCCACGATCATCCAACTTTTGTAATTGATCATGTTATTCACTATTGTGTAGCCAATATGCCGGGCGCTGTGCCACGCACATCAACTCTGGCTTTGACAAACGCTACACTTCCATATGCTATACAGATTGCTAACAAGGGGTGGAAGAAAGCCTGTGTGGATAGTGAACCATTGAAAAAGGGGTTGAATGTTGTTAATGGGAAAGTCGTTTTCGAAGGAGTAGCTGAAGCTTTCGGACTTCCTTATCAAGACGTTCAAACAGTACTCTAA
- a CDS encoding pyridoxal phosphate-dependent aminotransferase → MPNTSERGNLMPDSPIRKLVPLADKAKEKGKKVFHLNIGQPDLPTPQNAIDAIRNIDRKILEYSPSEGIKSFREKLAAYYHTFNIDVTADDIIITTGGSEAVTFAFLACLDPGDEIIVPEPAYANYTAFAILAGAVIKSIPSKIDEGFALPPVAEFEKLISPRTKGIMICNPNNPTGYLYNRSEMNQIRDLIKKYDLYLFSDEVYREFCYTGAPYISAFHLKGIEQNVVLIDSVSKRYSECGIRIGALITKNKALKKNVMKFCQARLSPPLIGQIAAEASLDNNKEYMHDIYDEYVERRKFLVDGLNRINGVYSPIPMGAFYTVARLPIDDSDKFCAWLLSDFEYENQTIFMAPATGFYTTPGYGKDEVRIAYVLKKEDLATSLKILEEALKVYPGSKVRQIAAATQE, encoded by the coding sequence ATGCCAAATACATCGGAACGTGGTAATTTGATGCCAGACTCCCCCATCCGGAAACTGGTTCCTTTGGCCGACAAAGCCAAAGAAAAGGGCAAAAAGGTATTTCACCTAAATATTGGTCAACCTGATTTGCCTACACCACAAAACGCAATCGACGCGATACGCAATATTGACCGTAAAATTTTGGAGTATTCTCCCAGTGAAGGAATCAAATCATTCCGCGAAAAGCTTGCGGCGTACTATCACACATTTAATATTGATGTTACAGCCGACGATATAATCATCACTACCGGAGGATCTGAAGCGGTAACTTTTGCGTTCCTGGCCTGTCTCGATCCGGGTGATGAAATTATCGTTCCTGAACCAGCCTATGCCAATTACACTGCTTTCGCTATTCTGGCGGGCGCTGTCATCAAATCTATTCCATCTAAAATTGACGAAGGTTTTGCGCTTCCGCCTGTTGCCGAATTCGAAAAACTGATTTCTCCACGAACAAAAGGAATCATGATCTGCAACCCGAATAACCCAACAGGCTATTTGTATAACCGCAGTGAAATGAACCAGATTCGTGACCTGATCAAAAAATACGATTTGTATTTATTCTCCGACGAGGTATATCGCGAATTTTGCTATACCGGAGCACCCTATATTTCAGCGTTCCATCTGAAAGGAATTGAGCAAAATGTAGTACTGATAGACTCTGTTTCGAAACGATACAGCGAATGTGGAATCCGCATTGGCGCTCTAATTACCAAAAACAAAGCACTGAAGAAAAACGTGATGAAGTTTTGTCAGGCCCGTTTAAGTCCGCCGTTGATTGGACAAATCGCTGCGGAAGCCTCGCTCGACAACAATAAAGAATACATGCACGACATCTACGACGAATATGTTGAACGTCGCAAATTCCTTGTTGACGGATTAAACCGAATCAACGGAGTCTATTCTCCCATTCCAATGGGGGCTTTCTACACCGTTGCTCGACTACCAATTGATGATTCTGACAAATTCTGTGCGTGGTTACTGAGCGACTTTGAATACGAAAATCAAACTATTTTCATGGCTCCTGCAACCGGATTCTATACCACTCCGGGATACGGCAAAGACGAAGTACGTATTGCTTACGTGCTGAAGAAAGAGGATCTGGCAACTTCATTAAAAATTCTGGAAGAAGCTCTAAAAGTTTACCCCGGAAGTAAAGTGAGGCAAATAGCTGCTGCAACTCAGGAATAA
- a CDS encoding IPT/TIG domain-containing protein, producing the protein MRKTIYTIITVLLLAAGVWAAPQPSLLSVGSSGFTIKNGTVFSVKGLVLSPSSDVTITNNSINFSGTAVTNGSDQSISLAYTFTSPLSSYSGLVGIQYSVGELNGNTESDLQIAYNPLSSGGSFVVSSSSNTGSAGSYYVSNTLNSVNLGVVTALPTVSAPVATTNAATSITSSGAILNGSVNANGSSTTVTFEYGITTSYGTIVTADESLVTGSSATSVSKAITGLTANTIYHYRVVGENTGGTTNGQDQTFTTGTTTLTESFYEQITLPFAPTDDVDMSSSTLAPTMNLVSVNGSYPSKGYKVTLIKSGTITLFASSNEITTSHFAFLVSTSYDASLSSKKYFKVGNGTTATLTPGTYYIVLFTDNMYGKFKLNITFAALPNITSISPTSGTTAGGTTVTITGTDFTNATAVKFGSTAATSFTVNSDTQITATSPASTSGTVHITVTTAGGTSATGSADQFTYEDTPTAITNAATSITSSGATLNGTINAKGASTTVTFEYGLTTSYGTTVTADQSPVTGSTTTLVSKAITGLAAGTTYHYRVVGANANETTNGDDMTFTTLKLPSVTTQAVSSISTNSAVANGNITDLGQPNPTAYGFCWSTSPNPTTDNSKIDKGSISEAGAFSATLTGLETHTKYYVRAYSINEAGTSYGEQVSFSTKGIIANVILYEIKDIESTSAIGKCSITDFGFPNATAYGICWSTSPNPTMFNSKIHNLGAPTTIGFFYASLTELEPNTVYYARVYAANAEGIAYSYEISFKTTQSNPVITWSNPSDISYGTALNDLQLNATSTVEGTFEYTPAAGTKLNVGDAQELSVTFTPNDLAKNKIVNKTVQINVRKAVPVITWENPKDIVNGTALSDLQLNAVANIEGTFVYNPIAGTVMNTGDLQELTVQFSPADTEHYSATSDTVKINVVIKTGIDPEKQNSISIYPNPTTDKFYITGIEDQTTIRISSLNGKLISEKKVANHEAISVQNLPAGTYLIGITNKEAMTCYKLVKK; encoded by the coding sequence ATGAGAAAAACAATTTACACAATAATAACAGTACTATTGCTGGCAGCAGGGGTATGGGCCGCACCGCAGCCCTCTCTCCTGAGTGTTGGCAGTAGTGGATTTACTATAAAAAACGGCACTGTTTTTTCTGTCAAGGGTCTTGTACTTAGCCCCTCTTCTGATGTAACGATTACCAACAACAGCATTAATTTTTCGGGGACTGCCGTTACCAATGGAAGTGACCAGAGTATAAGCCTGGCTTATACATTCACAAGTCCGCTAAGCAGCTATTCAGGTTTAGTGGGTATCCAATATAGTGTCGGTGAGTTGAACGGCAATACTGAATCGGATTTACAAATCGCTTACAACCCACTTTCATCAGGCGGTTCATTTGTAGTTTCAAGCAGCAGTAATACCGGCAGTGCAGGCAGCTACTATGTAAGTAACACTCTAAACTCTGTAAATCTGGGAGTAGTAACGGCACTACCCACTGTCTCAGCTCCTGTTGCAACCACCAACGCTGCTACCAGCATTACATCTTCCGGAGCTATACTTAATGGATCAGTGAATGCCAATGGAAGCAGCACAACAGTTACCTTCGAGTATGGAATAACAACCAGCTATGGCACTATTGTTACCGCCGACGAAAGTCTGGTTACCGGAAGTTCTGCCACTTCGGTAAGTAAAGCAATTACAGGCTTAACGGCTAACACAATTTACCATTACAGGGTAGTTGGCGAAAATACCGGAGGAACAACGAATGGACAGGATCAGACATTTACTACTGGTACAACTACTCTAACAGAATCATTTTACGAACAAATTACCCTTCCTTTTGCCCCTACAGATGATGTAGACATGTCTTCTTCTACATTGGCACCAACAATGAACCTTGTTAGTGTTAATGGATCATATCCTTCGAAAGGATATAAGGTAACTCTTATTAAAAGCGGTACAATTACTTTATTTGCTTCATCAAATGAAATTACAACAAGTCATTTTGCATTTCTGGTTTCAACAAGCTACGACGCAAGTTTAAGTTCCAAGAAATACTTTAAAGTTGGTAACGGAACAACTGCTACTTTAACTCCAGGAACCTATTACATCGTATTATTTACAGATAATATGTACGGGAAATTTAAATTGAATATTACATTTGCAGCTCTCCCTAACATTACAAGCATTTCGCCCACCAGCGGAACCACCGCTGGCGGTACTACGGTAACAATAACCGGAACAGACTTTACAAACGCTACTGCGGTGAAATTTGGGTCAACCGCTGCGACAAGCTTTACGGTTAACTCAGATACACAGATTACAGCTACTTCGCCGGCAAGCACTTCCGGAACAGTACATATTACAGTTACAACTGCGGGGGGAACAAGCGCAACGGGTAGTGCTGACCAATTTACGTATGAGGACACCCCAACTGCTATCACCAATGCAGCGACCAGTATTACATCTTCCGGAGCTACACTTAATGGAACCATTAATGCCAAGGGTGCCAGCACTACTGTAACTTTTGAATATGGTTTGACAACCAGTTACGGAACGACCGTTACGGCTGATCAAAGCCCGGTTACGGGCAGTACAACTACCTTGGTAAGCAAAGCAATTACAGGATTAGCAGCGGGTACGACCTACCACTACAGGGTTGTGGGAGCAAATGCCAATGAAACAACCAATGGCGATGATATGACTTTCACCACGTTAAAACTGCCTTCAGTAACGACTCAAGCTGTAAGCAGTATTTCAACTAATTCGGCTGTTGCCAACGGGAATATTACCGATTTGGGTCAACCGAACCCAACTGCTTATGGTTTTTGCTGGAGTACCAGTCCAAACCCAACGACTGACAATAGTAAGATAGACAAAGGGAGTATCTCCGAGGCAGGAGCTTTCTCTGCCACATTAACCGGATTAGAAACTCATACAAAATACTACGTGAGGGCTTATTCGATTAACGAGGCAGGAACTAGTTACGGAGAACAGGTATCGTTTAGCACTAAAGGAATCATTGCCAATGTAATACTTTATGAAATAAAGGATATTGAATCAACTTCTGCTATTGGCAAATGCAGCATTACTGATTTTGGATTCCCTAATGCAACAGCTTATGGCATTTGCTGGAGCACCAGTCCAAACCCAACCATGTTTAACAGCAAAATACATAACCTTGGAGCCCCAACAACAATAGGCTTCTTCTATGCTTCGCTCACCGAATTGGAACCAAATACGGTTTACTATGCCCGCGTTTATGCAGCAAATGCTGAAGGAATAGCTTACAGTTATGAAATTTCATTTAAAACGACCCAATCTAATCCGGTCATTACCTGGAGCAATCCTTCAGATATTTCCTACGGAACAGCCCTGAATGATCTTCAGCTAAATGCAACAAGCACTGTGGAAGGCACCTTTGAATACACACCGGCTGCCGGAACTAAATTAAATGTTGGGGATGCTCAGGAACTAAGCGTAACGTTTACACCCAATGATCTGGCGAAAAACAAGATTGTCAACAAAACGGTACAGATCAATGTTCGAAAAGCAGTTCCTGTAATTACCTGGGAAAATCCAAAAGATATTGTGAATGGGACAGCCTTGAGCGATTTGCAATTAAATGCAGTTGCAAATATTGAAGGAACATTTGTTTATAACCCTATCGCCGGAACTGTAATGAATACCGGCGATTTACAAGAGTTAACCGTACAGTTTTCGCCTGCCGATACCGAACACTATTCTGCAACAAGTGACACTGTTAAGATTAATGTTGTGATTAAGACTGGCATTGACCCCGAAAAGCAAAATTCGATAAGTATATACCCGAACCCAACAACTGACAAATTTTATATCACTGGCATTGAGGACCAAACAACAATCCGGATATCCAGTTTGAATGGTAAATTAATAAGCGAAAAAAAGGTTGCTAATCATGAGGCAATATCGGTACAAAACTTGCCCGCAGGCACGTATTTGATTGGTATTACGAATAAAGAAGCTATGACATGCTATAAACTCGTAAAAAAATAG
- a CDS encoding DUF1624 domain-containing protein has translation MKRIYSIDFTRGLVMILMVLDHVRDLMHVTSITQNPVDLSSTTPALFFTRLITYLCAPIFVFLAGTSAYISFNNRHTPTESRKNLIKRGLWLILLEFTLVNFGVWFDLGFHTWLFQVIAAIGLGFIILSFMLRLSPAIIGITGLTIMFGHNLLPFIPLEGFPILKTILSPLFATTAFPLTSQITFVIGYPPVPWLGIMLVGFASGKLFELADNKRSTTFLKIGLGALVLFTVLRFINIYGDLSLWTSQKNNLFTFLSFINVTKYPPSLLYSLVTLGIMFLILAFADQVRNNFTNFVSIYGKVPLFFYLIHWYIVHPLLIAIMFLQGFSWTQMDFASGNFGRPKGVESGLQLWAIYIIWIAVVLILYYPCRKYSIYKDGQNKWWLKYI, from the coding sequence ATGAAACGAATTTACAGTATAGACTTTACCCGAGGGCTGGTTATGATTTTAATGGTTCTGGACCACGTTCGTGACCTGATGCATGTTACCTCCATCACGCAAAATCCGGTTGATCTTTCATCGACCACCCCGGCGTTGTTTTTCACCAGACTGATTACTTATTTGTGTGCGCCCATCTTTGTTTTCCTTGCAGGAACGTCAGCTTATATTTCATTCAACAATCGACATACACCGACAGAAAGTAGAAAAAATCTTATCAAACGGGGACTCTGGTTGATCCTGCTCGAATTTACACTCGTCAACTTTGGAGTCTGGTTCGACTTGGGATTTCACACCTGGCTTTTTCAAGTGATTGCAGCCATAGGACTTGGTTTTATTATCCTGAGTTTTATGCTTAGGTTGTCTCCTGCAATTATTGGGATAACAGGCTTAACCATCATGTTCGGGCATAATCTACTTCCATTCATTCCGCTAGAAGGATTTCCTATATTGAAAACCATTTTATCACCATTGTTTGCAACCACAGCATTTCCTTTGACCTCTCAAATAACATTCGTTATTGGATACCCACCCGTTCCATGGCTGGGAATTATGTTGGTAGGTTTTGCTTCGGGAAAACTGTTTGAATTGGCTGATAACAAAAGAAGCACTACGTTTCTAAAAATAGGTTTGGGTGCATTGGTTTTGTTTACAGTTCTTCGTTTCATCAACATTTACGGCGATCTGAGTTTGTGGACATCACAGAAGAATAACTTATTTACCTTTCTGTCTTTTATTAACGTAACCAAATACCCACCATCACTTCTGTATAGCTTAGTAACCTTAGGAATCATGTTTTTAATACTTGCATTTGCTGATCAGGTGAGAAACAATTTTACCAATTTTGTATCCATTTATGGAAAAGTTCCTCTATTCTTTTATCTGATTCACTGGTATATTGTTCATCCACTTCTAATCGCAATCATGTTCCTTCAGGGATTTTCATGGACTCAAATGGATTTTGCTTCCGGAAATTTTGGCCGCCCCAAAGGAGTAGAAAGCGGGCTTCAACTTTGGGCAATCTATATCATTTGGATCGCAGTTGTCCTTATTTTATACTATCCATGCCGCAAGTACAGCATCTATAAGGATGGGCAAAACAAATGGTGGTTAAAGTATATTTAA
- a CDS encoding BclA C-terminal domain-containing protein, with the protein MKKLLVILAVIITFSLTVNAQVSVGIASPDASAMLDVTSTTKGLLTPRMTAAQRAAISSPATGLIVYQTDGATGFYYYTGAAWVVLINGTDALPAVNGSAVTNLNASNLASGTVPTARLGSGTASSATYLRGDGTWSTPATGGSGLSDFGYVYEFATIADATVVGGADVPFSNNGPLTNTNHTAGTTTITVNTAGSYKVDYSINITAGIGSAIAVAVNGTVDASTNITCLVASGHISGTAIFPLAAGDVLTLRNNSATPLTLNLAPGIGAQFNMIKLD; encoded by the coding sequence ATGAAAAAACTACTAGTTATTTTAGCGGTAATTATCACTTTCTCTTTAACCGTAAATGCACAGGTTAGTGTAGGAATAGCTTCACCTGATGCTTCGGCTATGCTTGATGTAACAAGCACTACCAAAGGGTTATTAACTCCTCGGATGACTGCAGCTCAGCGGGCTGCTATCAGTAGTCCGGCAACTGGACTAATAGTGTATCAAACAGATGGCGCCACCGGGTTCTATTATTATACAGGCGCAGCCTGGGTAGTTCTAATAAATGGCACAGATGCCCTGCCCGCAGTAAATGGCTCTGCCGTAACGAATTTAAACGCTTCGAATTTAGCTAGCGGCACTGTACCAACAGCACGCTTGGGCAGTGGAACTGCCAGTTCGGCTACCTATCTAAGAGGTGATGGTACATGGAGTACACCAGCTACAGGCGGCTCTGGATTATCAGACTTTGGTTATGTATATGAATTTGCTACAATCGCAGATGCAACAGTTGTAGGAGGAGCTGATGTTCCTTTTTCGAACAATGGACCATTGACAAATACGAATCATACAGCAGGTACAACGACAATCACAGTTAATACTGCCGGAAGCTATAAGGTTGATTATTCAATAAATATTACTGCCGGAATTGGTAGCGCTATTGCTGTTGCAGTAAATGGAACTGTAGATGCTTCGACAAATATAACCTGTTTAGTGGCCAGTGGCCACATTTCTGGAACAGCCATTTTTCCCTTGGCAGCCGGGGATGTTTTGACCCTTAGAAACAACTCTGCAACTCCTTTAACTTTGAATTTAGCACCAGGTATTGGGGCCCAATTTAATATGATAAAGCTAGATTAA